In a genomic window of Streptomyces katrae:
- a CDS encoding DUF47 domain-containing protein: MRFRLTPRETSFYDMFAASADNIVTGSKLLMELLGADPSARAEIAERMRAAEHAGDDATHAIFHQLNSSFITPFDREDIYSLASSLDDIMDFMEEAVDLVVLYNVEELPKGVEQQIEVLARAAELTAEAMPHLRTMDNLTEYWIEVNRLENQADQIHRKLLAQLFNGKYDAIEVLKLKQIVDVLEEAADAFEHVANTVETIAVKES; the protein is encoded by the coding sequence GTGCGATTTCGTCTGACCCCCAGGGAGACGAGCTTCTACGACATGTTCGCCGCATCCGCGGACAACATCGTCACGGGCTCGAAGCTCCTGATGGAACTGCTCGGAGCGGATCCCTCCGCCCGGGCCGAGATCGCGGAGCGGATGCGTGCCGCCGAGCACGCCGGGGACGACGCCACCCACGCGATCTTCCACCAGCTGAACTCCTCCTTCATCACGCCGTTCGACCGCGAGGACATCTACAGCCTGGCCTCGTCGCTCGACGACATCATGGACTTCATGGAGGAGGCCGTCGACCTCGTCGTCCTCTACAACGTCGAGGAGCTGCCCAAGGGCGTCGAGCAGCAGATCGAGGTCCTGGCGCGGGCGGCCGAGCTCACCGCCGAGGCCATGCCGCACCTGCGGACCATGGACAACCTGACCGAGTACTGGATCGAGGTCAACCGGCTGGAGAACCAGGCCGACCAGATCCACCGCAAGCTGCTCGCCCAGCTCTTCAACGGCAAGTACGACGCCATCGAGGTGCTGAAGCTCAAGCAGATCGTCGATGTGCTCGAAGAGGCCGCCGACGCGTTCGAGCACGTCGCGAACACGGTGGAGACCATCGCGGTCAAGGAGTCCTGA
- a CDS encoding inorganic phosphate transporter, with the protein MDTFALVVTIGVALGFTYTNGFHDSANAIATSVSTRALTPRAALAMAAVMNLAGAFLGSGVAHTVSKGLIETPQGNRGMWILFSALVGAIVWNLITWYFGLPSSSSHALFGGMVGAALAGGIDVLWDGVVEKVVIPMFLSPIVGLVVGYLVMVAILWMFRRANPHKAKRGFRIAQTVSAAGMALGHGLQDAQKTMGIVVMALVIADVQGADDPIPVWVKIACAVMLSLGTYAGGWRIMRTLGRKIIELDPPQGFAAETTGASIMFATAFLFKAPISTTHVITSAIMGVGATKRVNAVRWGVAKNIILGWFITMPAAALVAALCFWLADLAFVG; encoded by the coding sequence GTGGACACCTTCGCTCTGGTCGTGACCATCGGTGTCGCGCTCGGCTTCACGTATACGAACGGTTTCCACGACTCCGCGAACGCCATCGCGACCTCCGTCTCGACGCGGGCCCTGACCCCGCGCGCGGCGCTCGCGATGGCCGCGGTGATGAACCTCGCCGGTGCCTTCCTCGGCAGCGGTGTCGCCCACACGGTCAGCAAGGGCCTGATCGAGACGCCCCAGGGCAACCGGGGCATGTGGATCCTCTTCTCCGCCCTGGTCGGGGCGATCGTCTGGAACCTGATCACCTGGTACTTCGGCCTGCCCTCGTCCTCCTCCCACGCGCTGTTCGGCGGCATGGTGGGCGCGGCGCTGGCCGGCGGGATCGACGTCCTGTGGGACGGGGTGGTCGAGAAGGTCGTCATCCCGATGTTCCTGTCGCCGATCGTCGGCCTGGTCGTCGGGTACCTGGTGATGGTCGCCATCCTGTGGATGTTCCGGCGCGCCAACCCGCACAAGGCCAAGCGCGGCTTCCGCATCGCGCAGACGGTGTCCGCGGCGGGCATGGCCCTCGGCCACGGTCTCCAGGACGCCCAGAAGACCATGGGCATCGTCGTGATGGCCCTGGTCATCGCCGACGTGCAGGGCGCCGACGACCCGATCCCGGTCTGGGTGAAGATCGCGTGCGCGGTGATGCTGTCGCTGGGTACGTACGCGGGCGGCTGGCGCATCATGCGCACCCTCGGCCGCAAGATCATCGAGCTGGACCCGCCGCAGGGCTTCGCGGCGGAGACCACCGGCGCCTCGATCATGTTCGCCACCGCCTTCCTCTTCAAGGCGCCGATCTCCACCACCCACGTGATCACCTCGGCGATCATGGGTGTGGGCGCGACCAAGCGGGTCAACGCGGTCCGCTGGGGCGTGGCGAAGAACATCATCCTCGGCTGGTTCATCACCATGCCGGCGGCGGCCCTGGTCGCCGCGCTCTGCTTCTGGCTCGCCGACCTGGCCTTCGTCGGCTGA